GTTGCGCCCCCAGACACGTCCCGCGAACTCGGGTGTAAAGGTGACCGCCGTCATTCGATTTCCATGAATCGAAATCGGAACGAACGCCTGGATGTCTTGCCAGAGATACAAATGATCCCGATAGAAGCCGCGCATTGTGAAGCCATCGCTTCGAATTTCGAGATAGGAACTGTTCGGCAGCAGTTGAAGCACGACGACAACCAGCGCAAGTCCGAACATTGCGACGAACAAGCCTCCGAGAATCGCAGTGAGCATACAAAGCCACACACCCATCGTCACTCCCACACTGCAACCCGCGGCAAATAGCACCAACTTTGTTCGATTCGGATAGAAGCGGAGGATTTCGGGCGAGTTCGTCATCGTCGCGA
The sequence above is drawn from the Planctomycetia bacterium genome and encodes:
- a CDS encoding STM3941 family protein; translation: MTNSPEILRFYPNRTKLVLFAAGCSVGVTMGVWLCMLTAILGGLFVAMFGLALVVVVLQLLPNSSYLEIRSDGFTMRGFYRDHLYLWQDIQAFVPISIHGNRMTAVTFTPEFAGRVWGRNMSQALAGCDGAIPEYGVPADKMADILNECLARFHDATPTG